The following is a genomic window from Bordetella sp. H567.
CAGCCGGTTCATCCCGCTGTTCAGCTTGACGAACACGTCCAGGGCGCGCGCGGGCCGGGCACGCGCCAGCATGTCCAGCTGTTCGCGGCAATGCACGACCGAGGTCAGGCGGTATTGCTCGGCCAGCTCCAGATCGCCGGGTTCGAAAAAGCCTTCCAGCAGCAGGATGGGGCGCGAGAAGCCGGATTCGCGGCACTCCAGGGCTTCCGCCAGGTCCAGCATGGCTAGGCCGTCGGCCTGCGCGAACCCTTGCACGCCTTGCGGCGTGCCATGGCCGTAGCTGTGCGCCTTGATCACGGCCCAGATGGCGGGCGGTGCCCATTGCGTGCCGTCCGCCGCGGATGCCGACGCGGCGGCCTGGTGAAGATGCTGGCGGACGACGGCAAGGTTGTGGGCCAGGGCGGAGACGGAAATAGTGACGGAAATCGGTCGTGGCATCGCGGCTATCCTGAAGCCCGGTAAGTCTACCCGATCCACCTTTGCCGCCACGCGGCCGGCATAAAATGCCCGATCCGCATGGACCGGGCTCGCGCCCACCGCTATGGCCGTCGATCATTACGAGAACTTCCCCGTTGCATCCATCCTGCTGCCGCGCCGGCTGCGCGCGGCGGTCGGCGATATCTACCGTTTCGCGCGCAGTGCCGACGACATCGCCGATGAAGGCAGCGCGGACGATGCCAGCCGCCTTGCCGCGCTGGCGGCCTATCGGGACGAGCTGCATCGCATCGCCCAGGGCAAGCCCGGCGCGCGCGTGGTGGCCGATCCGGCGCTGGCTGCCATCTTCGACCCCTTGGCCGCCACCATCGCGCGCCATCAATTGCCGATTACGCCTTTCTACGACCTGCTCTCCGCCTTCGAGCAGGACGTGACGGTCAAGCGCTATGCCGACGAGGCCGCGCTGCTGGATTACTGCGCCCGCTCGGCCAATCCCGTCGGGCGCCTGATGCTGCACCTGTACGGCGCCGCGGGCCCGGACAACCTGCGCGATGCCGACGCCATCTGCACGGGCCTGCAATTGGTCAATTTCTGGCAGGACGTGCACATCGATTGGCGCAAGGAACGCGTGTACCTGCCGCAGGATGCGCTGTGCCGCCACGGCGTGACGGAAGAGGACATCGCCACCTGCCGGCTGGCGCCGGCCTGGGAAGCGCTGATGGCCGAGATGGTCGCCCGGACGCGCGCGCTGTTACACTCCGGCGCCCCCCTGGCCCGCAGGCTGCCTGGCCGCATCGGCCTGGAACTGCGCCTGGTGGTACAGGGAGGACTCCGTATACTGGAACGCATCGAGCGGGCACGCTACGACGTGTTCATGAATCGCCCGGAACTGGGCGCGAGGGATTGGGGCGTCATGATGTGGCGCGCTTTCAGGTGACATGACTCCCGACGAATATTGCCAGGACAAGGCCGCCAAGAGCGGATCCAGCTTCTACTACGCCTTTCTCTTCCTGCCGCCGGAACGGCGGCGCGCGATCACCGCGCTGTACGCCTTCGGCCGCGAAGTCGACGACGTGGTCGACGAAGTCAGCGATGTGTCGGTGGCGCGCATCAAGCTGGCATGGTGGCGCACCGAGATCGACCGCCTGTACGGCGGCGCGCCGGAACACCCGGTGACCCGCGCGTTGGCCCCGCATCTGCAGGCCTACGGCATCCCGCGCGACCGCATGCTGGCGGTCGTCGACGGCATGGAAATGGACCTGGACCAGACGCGCTACCTGGACTGGCCGGGCCTGCGCAAATACTGCTGGCACGTGGCGGGCGTCATCGGGGAAATGTCGGCCCGCATTTTCGGCTACACCGATCCGTCCACCCTGGCCTATGCCGAAAAACTGGGCCTGGCCTTCCAGATGACCAACATCATCCGCGATGTGGGCGACGATGCCCGGCGCGGCCGCATCTACCTACCCGTCGACGAACTGCAGCAATTCGACGTCAAGGCGGCGGATATCCTGAACGGCAGGTACTCGCCCGGCTTCAGCGCCTTGATGGCCTTCCAGGCCGCGCGCGCGCGTGCGCTGTACAAGGAGGCGATGTCGGCCCTGCCCGAGGCCGACCGGCGGGCGCAGCGGCCCGGCCTGATGATGGCGGCGATCTACCACGCCCTGCTGGATGAAATCGAACGCGACGACTGGCAGGTCCTGCACCAGCGTATTTCGCTGACCCCCGTGCGCAAGCTGTGGCTGGCATGGAAAACCTGGGTGGGCGGCGGACGGGGACTCGTGCGCCGGTTGTCTCGATGAAGGTCGCGGTCGTCGGCGCGGGCTGGGCGGGCCTGGCCGCGGCAACCACCTTGCACGACGCGGGCTGCGCGGTCACGGTGTACGAAGCCGCCCACACGCCCGGCGGCCGCGCGAAACGGGTGCAGCACCTGCCCCACGACGGATTCGCCACGCCGCTGGACAACGGCCAGCATATCCTGCTGGGCGCCTATACCGACACCCTGGCATTGATGCGGCGCCTGGGATGCGATCCCGATACGCTGCTTGTACGCCAGCCGCTATGCCTGGCCGCGCTGGACGGCGGCTTCACGCTGGCCGCGCCCCGCCTGCCGGCGCCGTGGCATGCCGCGGTGGCCCTGCTCTCGGCGCGCGGCCTGCCCTGGCCCGATCGGCTGGCCTGCCTGCGCCTGATGCGTGGCCTGCGCGGCGCGCACTGGCGCGTGCCGCGGAACGAAACCGTCAAAAACCTGCTGGCCCGCTACGCCCAGCCGGCGCGCGCCACGCGCTTGCTGTGGGAGCCGCTGTGCCTGGCCGCGCTCAATACGCCCGTCGAGCTCGCCTGCGCCCAGCTTTATGCCAACGTGTTGCGCGACAGCCTGGGCGGGCCCCGCGCCGCCACCGATGTCCTTCTGCCGCGTACGGACTTGTCCTCCTTGTGGCCGGAGGCCGCGGCGGCGCGCCTGACCATGCGCTACGGCCATGCCGTGCACACGGCGGCTCCCGATGCGAACGGCGTGGACATCGACGGCGAGCGCCATGAGGCGGCGGTGATTGCCGTCCCGCCGTCTGTCGCGGCGCGAATACTGGCGCGCGGCCCCGCCCATGAATTGGCGGCGGGCTTGGCCGATATGCGGCACGCGCCGATCGCTACCTTGACATTGAAGCTGGATGCGCCGTGGAGGCTGCCGCGCGCCATGATGATGCTGGCCGACGATCCTGCGCGCGGCCACTACGGGCAATGGATATTCGACAGGACATCGCTGGCGGGGCAGCATACCGGCCACACGGAACTGACTATCGTGGTCAGCGCGGCGACCGCGCTGGCCGAACAGGACCGCGAGCAAGCCACTCGGTCGCTCATAGAGCAGGTGAGCGAGCACGGTATGCGTGGTGGGTTGCCGGCCATGCCCCGCGTGGTGGGTACGGCCTTGTTCATCGATAAGCGCGCGACCTTCCTGGCCGTGCCGGGCCTGGCGCGCCCCGCGCAAAAAACGGCATGGCCCACACTCGCGCTGGCCGGCGATTGGACGGATACGGGCTATCCCGGCGTGCTGGAAGGCGCGGTGCGCAGCGGCCTGCGCGCGGCGGATGCCCTCATCTCCCGCGCCACGTGAGATACACGCGGCACCTTGCCCCGCCACGTGCATGCCCATCTCGCACCCGCGACCGCCGGTGCGGCGCAGGATCAGGCCAGGCTGCGAACCGTACAAAGCCCCGCTGCCGTCAATAACATCGACCCCGCCAGGCTGGCGCCCGCATAGGCCAACGCCATCCCGTATGCGCCCTCTTCCACGAAGGCGACCGTTTCCGCCGAAAAGGTCGAGAAGGTCGTCAGCCCACCCAGGAAGCCGGTGATGCATGCCAGCCGTATCCACGCCGGCCAGTCGGGGTGCGCCGCGATCAGGGCGACCATCACGCCGATCAGATAGCCGCCGGCCAGATTCGCCGCCATCGTGCCCCAAGGCCACCCGCCGGCATTGAAGAACAGCCCCAGGACCCAGCGCAGCCACGCGCCCAGGGCGGCACCGATACCGATCGCCAGGAAATTCCCGGTAGAGAACATGACGGCCATGCGCATACGCCCCGAATGGAAAACGAAGCGGGAATTATCGCAATAAACGCCGGCGCATCAACACGGCCGCCACCCACACCGCCGCCACGGCGGTGACCAGCAGCTGGGCGAGGTCGCGCCACAACGCGGGCGGGTGCTGCCCCAGCACCAGGGGCCGCAGGATATCGACGGCGGGCGACAGGGGCAGGCAGCGCATCACGGCGACCAGGGGAGCCGGCAGCTGGGACACGGGAAAGAACACGCCCGAAAGAAACACCATGGGCGTGACGACCAGCGTGAAGTAGTACATGAAGAAGTCGTAGCCGCGCGCCAGCGCGCTGACGATCATGGCCATGGCGGCGAACAGTACGCCCATCGGCACCAGTATCAGCGGTATCCAGGCCAGCGTCGGCGCACGCGAAATATCCAGGGCGATCACCACCAGCAAGATGGCGATGCCGCTCTTCATGGCTTTGGCCGCCGCCCACAGGATCTCGGCCCACACCACGTCGTCCAGGCTGAGGGGGGTATTCAGCATCGCATCCCAGGTGCGCTGTATCTGCAAGCGCGAGAACGCGCTGTAGGTAGCCTCGAAGGTCGCGCCGTACAGCGCGCCCACGCAGATCGAGCCGGCCGACAGGTAAGTCACATAGGGCACCCCTGCCACGCCGGGCAGCATGCCCCCCAGGCCGTAGCCAAGCGCCAGCAAGGCCACCATGGGGTCCAGCACATCGCCCAGGGTGGTGGTCAGGGCGGTCTTGCGCCACACCAGGAAATTGCGGCGTATCACGGCGAAACTGCGCGCCGTCGGCCAAGGCCAGCGCAGCAGGGCCGGCATGGTCGACGGCGAAGTTTCTGCCTTCAAGGCGGGTTCCATGGCCCTACGTATCCTCGCGCATATCGCGGCCCGTCAGCCGCAGGAACAGATCTTCCAGGTTGGCCGGCCGATGCAGGTAGCGCAGCCCCGGGGCGTCGCGCAAGGTGCGAACGATGGGCTCGGCATCCTGGGTATAGCAGAACGCCGTTTCGCCGCTGACCTCGATGCGCGCGTTCAACATGGCACGCTCGCGCTCCAGCCAGGCGCGCAAGCCGTCGCCATAGACCTCCACCACCTGCGGTTCGACATGCTGCCCGATCAGCGCGGTCGGCGTGCCTTCGGCAATCATCCGGCCGCGGTCGATGACGCCCAGGCGATCGCACAGCCGTTCGGCCTCGTCCATGAAGTGCGTGGTCAGCAGGATGGTCTTGCCGTGCGAGAGCAGGGTCTTCAAGCGTTCCCAGATCAGATGGCGCGCCTGCGGATCCAGGCCGGTGGTGGGCTCGTCCATCACGATCAGCGCGGGGTCGTTGATCATGGCGCGCGCCAGCGTCAGGCGCCGCTTCATGCCGCCGGAGAGTTCGCCGATGCGCGCGTGCGCCTTGGCTGTGAGCGCGGCGAATTCCAGCAGCGCGGGGATGCGTTCGCGGATCTGCGCATCGCGCAGGCCGAAATACCGGCCGAAGACCAGCAGGTTCTCCGCCACGGTGAAATCCGGATCCAGGTTGTCCATCTGCGGCACGACGCCGACCCCCATGCGCGCCTGCCGGGCCTGGGCCGGCACGGCATGGCCCAGCAGCTCGATGCGCCCGCGATCGAACGGCGTCAGGCCCAGCAGCGTGCGCAGCGTGGTCGTCTTGCCGGCGCCGTTGGGGCCCAGCAGCCCATAGCATTCGCCGCGCCGCAGGAAAAAGGAAAGGTCGTGCACGATGGGCCGCCCGTTGTAGCCCTTGCGCAAGCCTTCAATGCGCAGGGCCGCCGTATCCGGCTCGGGAAGGATCGTCGTGGATCTCATCGGGGCATTCTAGCCCTGCCGCCCCGCCACGCCGAACCACCGCCCATACGGCGTATGCGCGGCAGGCCGGCAAGCCATTTCCACGCCATGGAAATGACGGCCCCACGGGCAGGCGCCCTTCCTCTACACTCGGCATACAACAAGCACCGCACGGCGCGCGCCACCGCTCCAACGCTGGCGTTCGTCTGCCCCCATCCTCAAGGGGGTTGCGCCGCGCGTAATGAATTTCCACGAGACACCCCATGCGTATCGCGATTCCCGACGATTACCAGGACTGCGTGCGCAGCCTGGACTGCTATGCCCGGCTGGCCGGCCACGACGTCACCGTCTTCCATGACAACGTGAAGGACATCGACGCGCTGGCCGAACGCTTCCGCGACGCCGAAGCCATCGTGCTGACGCGCGAGCGCACCCAGGTCGGCGAAGCGCTGCTGCGCCGCCTGCCTCGGCTGCGGCTGATCAGCCAGATCGGCAAGGTCGCGCCGCACATCGATGTGGCGGCGTGCACGGCGCATGGCGTGGCGGTGGCGGAAGGATCGGGCTCGGGCGCGGCCACGGCGGAACTGACCTGGGCGCTGATGCTGGCCAGCCGGCGGCACCTGGTGACCGAAGCGAACCGCCTGCGTGCGGGCAAGTGGCAGGGCACGCTGGGACAGGAGCTGCGGGGCCAACGCCTGGGCGTCTGGAGCTACGGCCGCATCGGCCGCCAGGTCGCGGGCTACGGCCGCGCCTTCGGCATGCGGGTCTGGGTCTGGGGCGGGCCCGATTCCACCCGCCAGGCACGCGAGGACGGCATCGAAGTGGCGCCCAGCCGCGAGGATTTCTTTGCGGACAGCGACGTCCTGACCCTGCACCTGCGGCTGGGCCCGGCCACCCAGGGCGTGATCGGCGCCGGCGACCTGGCCCACATGAAAACGACGGCGCTGATCGTCAACACCAGCCGCGCCGAACTGATCGCGCCCGGCGTCTTGGAGGCCGCCCTGCGCGCGGGCCGGCCAGGCTATGCGGCGGTCGATACCTTCGAATCCGAGCCCATACTCGGCGCGGACCACCCGCTGCTGGGCATGGACAACGCCTTGTGCACGCCACACCTGGGCTTCGTGGAAAAGGACAACTACGAAGCCTATTTCGGCACGGCGTTCGACAACATCAATGCATACTGCGCCGGCACGCCGACCCATCTGGTGAACCCGGACGTCCTGCGCATCCAGCGCTGAAGGCGGGCCTCGCGTCCGGGCCCGCGCGGCCCCTATGGCTCAGTCAGGGCTATGGGATCGCGGGCCGGCAGCCCGCCCTACAACACCGCGTGCGTCTTGACGTAGGCCTTCACGGCTTGCGCGTCGCAATCCATGATCTGCACGCGCTGCGGCAGCGACTCCAGGTCGGCCAGCCCGGCCGGCGGCGGCACCGGACGGCCCAGTGCTTCCTGGATGGTGTCGGAAAACTTCGCCGGCAGCGCCGTTTCCAGCACCAGCATCGGCACGCCCGGTTCCACGTAGGCGCGCGCGACCTTCACGCCATCGGCCGTGTGCGGATCGATCAACATCCCGCTGTCGTCATAGGTGGAGCGTATGGTCGCCAGCCTGTCGGCATGCGTGCTGACCCCGCCGACAAAGCCATACTGCGAGGCGAACGAGGCCCGCATCGCTGAGAGATCGAACTGCCCGGTTTCGGCCAGCTCGCGCCACAATGCCTGCACCCTGGGGGCATCGCCGCCCACCAGGTCGTAGACGAAACGCTCGAAGTTCGAGGCCCGTGAAATATCCATGGAGGGGCTGGAGGTCGCATAGGTATGCAAGGCGGAGCGCGGCCGGTAGACACCCGTGCGGAAGAACTCCTCCAGCACGTTGTTTTCGTTGGTGGCCAGCACAAGCCGGCGCACCGGCAGCCCCATGCGGCGGGCGATATGCCCGGCCAGGATGTTGCCGAAATTGCCCGAGGGCACCGCGAACGACACCTGCTGGTCGGCGCGCGTCGTGGCGCGCAGCCAGCCATGGATGTAGTACACCACCTGGGCGGCGATGCGCGCCCAGTTGATGGAGTTGACCGCGCCCAGCCGGCAGGCCGCCTTGAACTCCAGGTCCGCCGCCAGCAGCTTGACGATGTCCTGGCAATCGTCGAATACGCCGCGCACGGCGATGTTGTGGATGTTCGCGTCCTGCAGCGAATACATCTGCGCGCGCTGGAAAGAGCTCATCCGGCCATGCGGCGACAGCATGAATACCGCCACGCCCTTCTTGCCGCGCAGCGCGTATTCCGCCGCCGAGCCCGTATCGCCGGAGGTCGCGCCCAGGATGTTCAGCGTCGTGCCGCGCTTGGTCAGCACGTACTCGAAGACCTGGCCCAGGAACTGCATGGCCATGTCCTTGAACGCCAGCGTCGGGCCATCGGACAGGCCCAGCAGGCTCATTCCGTCCGTCAGCGGCCGCAGCGGCACGATGTCCTCGCTGCCGAACACTTTTTCGGTATAGGCGGCGCGCGTGAGGCGATGCAGGTCGTCGGCCGGAATATCGTCGGCGAACAGGCGCAGCACCTCGAACGCCAGGTCGGCATAAGGCAGGCCGCGCCACGATGCCAGCGTTTCGGCGGACAGCCGCGGCAATGCTTCGGGGACGGCCAGGCCGCCGTCCGGCGCCAGGCCTTCGAGCAGGATGTCCGAAAAGTTCTGCGGCGCCATGCCGCCGCGCGTGGACACGTATTTCATGACAGGGACTCCATGCGGATGCGGGTGACGCGCGAACGCACGAAGGGCAGCCCTTCGATGCGCCCGATCGCCGTGTTGATGGCACCTTCCACGGCTTCGTGCGTCAGGAAAATGATGTCCGCGCCGCCGATGTGCGAGGGCTGCTGGATCATGGACCCGATGGAAATGCGGTGTTCCGCCAGGATGCGCGCGATGTCCGCCAGCACGCCGGGCTGGTCGTCCACCCGCAATCGCAGGTAATAGGACGTCGATACCTTGTCGATGGGCAGGATGGGCGTATCGGCCATGGACTCCGGCTGGAAAGCCAGATGCGGCACGCGATTGCCCGGGTCGGCGGTGTGCAGGCGCGTCACGTCGACCAGGTCGGCCACCACGGCCGACGCCGTGGGCTCCTCGCCGGCGCCCTGGCCGTAGTACAGCGTCGGGCCCACGGCATCGCCGCGCACCAGCACGGCATTCATCGGGCCTTCCACGTTGGCCAGCAAGCGCTCGGCCGGGATAAGCGCCGGATGCACGCGCAGTTCGATGCCGTCGGGACGGCGCCGCGTAATGCCCAGCAGCTTGATGCGATAGCCCAGCCGTTCGGCATGCGCGATGTCTTCCTGCGCCAGCGCGGAAATCCCTTCCACATAGGCCTTGTCGAACTGTACCGGCACGCCGAAGGCCAGCGATGCCAGCAGCGTCAGCTTGTGCGCGGCGTCGATGCCTTCGATATCGAAGGTGGGATCGGCCTCGGCATAGCCCAGGCGCTGCGCTTCGGCCAGGACTTCCGCGAAGGGCTGGCCGCGCGTACGCATTTCGGACAGGATGAAGTTGGTGGTGCCGTTGATGATGCCGGCCACCCACTCGATACGGTTGGCGGTCAGGCCCTCGCGTATGGCCTTGATGATGGGAATGCCGCCGGCCACCGCGGCCTCGAAGGCCACCATCACGCCGCGCGCCGATGCCGCCGCGAAAATCTCGTTGCCATGCTTGGCCAGCAGCGCCTTGTTCGCCGTGACCACGTGCTTGCCCTGGGCGATGGCTTCCAGCACCAGTTCACGGGCCAGCGTATCGCCGCCGATCAGTTCGACGACAATCTCGATATTCGGATTGCGCACGACCTCGTACGGGTCGGTCGTGATCACCGCCGCGTCGCCCACGCGGCTGGCCGCCTTCGCGGCGTCGCGCACGGCGATGTGGCTGACTTCGATGCGACGGCCCGCGCGCCGTGCGATTTCTTCGGCGTTGCGCGACAGGACCGTGAAGGTTCCGCCACCCACCACGCCCAGGCCCAGTAGGCCCACCTTCATGGGGTTCATTTCAGCAATCCGTCCTTGCGGAACATTTCCTTGATACCGCGCACGGCCTGGCGCGTGCGCTGTTCGTTTTCGATGAGCGCGAAGCGCACATAATCGTCACCGTATTCGCCGAAACCGATGCCCGGCGAAACCGCCACCTTGGCGTCCGCCAGCAGCCGCTTGGAAAACTCCAGCGAACCCTGGGCCTTGTAGGGCTCGGGAATCTGCGCCCAGATATACATGGAGGCCTTGGGGATCTCCACATTCCAGCCGGCCTCGTGCAGGCCGCGGGCCAGCACGTCGCGCCGGCTGCGGTATTGTTCCACCACCTGCTTGACACAATCCTGCGGGCCGTCCAGCGCGGCGATCGATGCCACCTGGATGGGAGTGAAAGTGCCGTAGTCGTGATAGCTCTTGATGCGCGCCAGCGCATGCACCAGTTCGCGATTGCCCACCATGAAGCCGATACGCCAGCCGGCCATGTTGTAGCTCTTGCTCATGGTGAAGAATTCCACCGCCACGTCGCGCGCGCCGGGCACTTGCATGATGGACGGCGCCACATAACCGTCGAAGCAGATATCGGCATAGGCCAGGTCGTGCACCACCAGGATGTCATGCTCCTTGGCCAGCGCCACGACGCGCTCGAAAAAGCCCAGGTCCACGCACTGCGCGGTGGGGTTGCTGGGAAAGCCCAGCACCATCATCTTGGGCTTGGGAATGGATTCGCGCACCGCGCGCTCCAGTTCCTCGAAGAAATCCACCCCCGGCGTCATCCGCACCGAGCGAATGTTGGCGCCGGCGATCACGGCGCCATAGATATGGATGGGGTAGCTGGGATTGGGCACCAGCACCGTGTCGCCGCGGTCCAGGGTGGCCAGCATCAGGTGCGCCAGGCCTTCCTTGGAACCGATGGTGACGATGGCTTCGCTGTCCGGATCGATCTCGACGGCATAGCGCCGCTGGTACCAGTCGGAGATCGCCTTGCGCAGCCGCGGAATTCCCTTGGAGACGGAATAGCCATGGGTATCGGGCCGGTTGGCGGCCTCGACCAGCTTGTCGACGATATGGCGTGGCGTGGCACCGTCCGGGTTGCCCATGGACATGTCGATGATGTCCTCCCCGCGCCGTCGTGCCGCCATTTTCAATTCGGCCGTGATATTGAAAACGTAAGGCGGCAGGCGCTCGATGCGCGAGAAGTTCCTCATGACGGGAATCCTTGATGCGGGTGGGGAATTATGGGGCTAACCCGATAATCTAGCCGAAGGCGGGCAGGCCGGCAAATAACAGCGAGAATAGCGTTTCCCCCCGTGTGAAGGGCGCAACATGCAGCATGGCGATGCGCTATCATCCGCACAACAAGCCGGAGTCCTTATTGAAGCTGCATACTGAGCCTGCGTCGGCCCTGAATACCGTGACCGCATACGGTGACGGATATATCGAAGTCAACCAGGTACGTTTTTCCCACGCGGTCGCGTTCGGCCCGGAAGGCGCGGTCGCCGAATGGCCGGTCAAGGCGGCAGACCAGATCACTTCCGCACTATTGCGCCAGGCCGCCGGCCTGCCAGAACCGGTTCGCGATCCGCTCGCCTTCCTGGACGAGCCCGATACCGCGCCCGCCCTTCCCCCCAATGCTCCCGAAGTGCTGCTCATCGGCACGGGCAGCCGTCAGCGCTTCCTGCGCCCGGACGTGCTGCGCCCCCTGCTGGCAGCCGGTATCGGCATCGAAACCATGGACACCCAGGCGGCCGCGCGCACCTACAACATACTGATGTCGGAAGGCCGACGCGTCATCGTCGCGCTGATCCCCACCGGAGAATCCCAATAATGAAGCCGATCATAGGCAAACCGGCCCCGCTTTTTACCGCCGAGAGCACCATCGGGCCGATCAGCCTGGAACAATGCCGCGGCCGCGCCGTGGTGCTGTATTTCTACCCCAAGGACAATACGCCCGGCTGCACCACCGAAAGCCAGGATTTCCGCGACCTTCACGAAACCTTCCTCGCCGCCGGCTGCGTGGTCGTCGGCATTTCCCGCGATTCCCTCAAATCCCACGAAAACTTCCGCTGCAAGTACGAACTTCCCTTTCCGCTGATTACCGACCCGGACGAGACCGTATGCAACCTGTTCGGCGTCATCAAGCAGAAAAACATGTATGGCAAACAGGTGCGCGGCATCGAACGCAGCACCTTTCTGATCGATGCCTATGGCGTGCTGGTACAGGAATGGCGCGGGGTCAAGGTACCCGGTCACGCCAAGGAAGTCCTGCAAGCCGCGAAAAGCATAGGTTGATCGATTCCTGTAGTCCCCGTCAGGCGATATTGCCGGCCCCCCAAGGAGAGTGACTCCATGCCGCTTCCCAAGTTGCCCACCCGTCCCGCCGCCATCCTGACCTTCCCTTCGGGCGAAACCGCCCGTACCCCGGCCGCGCGCGCGGCCAAGCCGCAGGCAAGCCAGCTGGCGCCGGAACTCGTCCAGCCTCAGCTCACGGGCATTGCCGCCCCCCAGCCCGAAGCGCCGCCTAAAGCGCCGGCACGCAAGGAATCCGGCCGCCAGGCCACGCCAGCCGAGTCCAGCGCGGTAGCGCCCGCGGCGCCGGGCCTGCGTGCGGCGCCTCCGGCAGCAGCGCCGGCAGCGCAGGCGCCGACGCGCAAAACCCGCGCGCGCAGCGAAACGGGCGTGCGCAAACTGTTCGTCCTGGACACCAACGTTCTCCTGCACGATCCCAGTTCGCTGTTCCGCTTCGAAGAACACGACATCTTCCTGCCGATGATGACGCTGGAAGAGCTGGACCATCAGAAGAAAGGCATGTCGGAAGTCGCGCGCAACGCGCGCCAGGTCAGCCGTTCGCTGGACGCCCTGGTCAGCGACACCGTCAAGCTCGACGAAGGATTGGCGTTGAATGCGCTGGGCAACAAGGACGCCAACGGGCGCCTGCTGCTGCAGACCACCGCCATCCACAGCACCCTGCCGTCGGACCTGCCCATGGGCAAGGCGGACAACCAGATCCTGGGCGTGGTACGCGCCCTGCAGGAAAAATATTCGCAGCGCGAAGTCGTCCTGGTATCCAAGGACATCAACATGCGCCTGAAGGCGCGCGCGCTGGGGATGGCGGCCGAGGACTACTTCAACGACCACGTCCTGGAAGATTCCGACCTGCTCTACACCGGCGTGATGCAGCTGCCGGAGGATTTCTGGAACAAGCACGGCAAGGACGTCGAGTCCTGGCAACAGGGCGGCACCACCTTCTACCGCATCAACGGCCCCTTGTGCGCGCAGTTCGTCGTCAACCAGTTCGTCTATTTCGAAGGCCAGATGCCGCTGTACGCCCAGGTGCGCGAAGTCAGCGGCAAGACGGCGGTACTGGCCACCTTGCGGGACTACACGCACGGCAAGAACAATGTATGGGGCATCACGGCGCGCAACCGCGAGCAGAATTTCGCACTGAA
Proteins encoded in this region:
- the alaC gene encoding alanine transaminase, encoding MRNFSRIERLPPYVFNITAELKMAARRRGEDIIDMSMGNPDGATPRHIVDKLVEAANRPDTHGYSVSKGIPRLRKAISDWYQRRYAVEIDPDSEAIVTIGSKEGLAHLMLATLDRGDTVLVPNPSYPIHIYGAVIAGANIRSVRMTPGVDFFEELERAVRESIPKPKMMVLGFPSNPTAQCVDLGFFERVVALAKEHDILVVHDLAYADICFDGYVAPSIMQVPGARDVAVEFFTMSKSYNMAGWRIGFMVGNRELVHALARIKSYHDYGTFTPIQVASIAALDGPQDCVKQVVEQYRSRRDVLARGLHEAGWNVEIPKASMYIWAQIPEPYKAQGSLEFSKRLLADAKVAVSPGIGFGEYGDDYVRFALIENEQRTRQAVRGIKEMFRKDGLLK
- a CDS encoding PhoH family protein, translating into MPLPKLPTRPAAILTFPSGETARTPAARAAKPQASQLAPELVQPQLTGIAAPQPEAPPKAPARKESGRQATPAESSAVAPAAPGLRAAPPAAAPAAQAPTRKTRARSETGVRKLFVLDTNVLLHDPSSLFRFEEHDIFLPMMTLEELDHQKKGMSEVARNARQVSRSLDALVSDTVKLDEGLALNALGNKDANGRLLLQTTAIHSTLPSDLPMGKADNQILGVVRALQEKYSQREVVLVSKDINMRLKARALGMAAEDYFNDHVLEDSDLLYTGVMQLPEDFWNKHGKDVESWQQGGTTFYRINGPLCAQFVVNQFVYFEGQMPLYAQVREVSGKTAVLATLRDYTHGKNNVWGITARNREQNFALNLLMNPECDFISLLGQAGTGKTLLALAAGLTQVLETKRYTEIIMTRVTVPVGEDIGFLPGTEEEKMLPWMGALEDNLDVLNMGEGDGNGDWGRAATMDLIRSRIKVKSLNFMRGRTFLNKYLIIDEAQNLTPKQMKTLVTRAGPGTKVICLGNIAQIDTPYLTEGSSGLTYVVDRFKGWPHSGHVTLQRGERSRLADYAGDVL
- a CDS encoding homoserine dehydrogenase, with the protein product MNPMKVGLLGLGVVGGGTFTVLSRNAEEIARRAGRRIEVSHIAVRDAAKAASRVGDAAVITTDPYEVVRNPNIEIVVELIGGDTLARELVLEAIAQGKHVVTANKALLAKHGNEIFAAASARGVMVAFEAAVAGGIPIIKAIREGLTANRIEWVAGIINGTTNFILSEMRTRGQPFAEVLAEAQRLGYAEADPTFDIEGIDAAHKLTLLASLAFGVPVQFDKAYVEGISALAQEDIAHAERLGYRIKLLGITRRRPDGIELRVHPALIPAERLLANVEGPMNAVLVRGDAVGPTLYYGQGAGEEPTASAVVADLVDVTRLHTADPGNRVPHLAFQPESMADTPILPIDKVSTSYYLRLRVDDQPGVLADIARILAEHRISIGSMIQQPSHIGGADIIFLTHEAVEGAINTAIGRIEGLPFVRSRVTRIRMESLS
- a CDS encoding Mth938-like domain-containing protein — encoded protein: MKLHTEPASALNTVTAYGDGYIEVNQVRFSHAVAFGPEGAVAEWPVKAADQITSALLRQAAGLPEPVRDPLAFLDEPDTAPALPPNAPEVLLIGTGSRQRFLRPDVLRPLLAAGIGIETMDTQAAARTYNILMSEGRRVIVALIPTGESQ
- the thrC gene encoding threonine synthase; protein product: MKYVSTRGGMAPQNFSDILLEGLAPDGGLAVPEALPRLSAETLASWRGLPYADLAFEVLRLFADDIPADDLHRLTRAAYTEKVFGSEDIVPLRPLTDGMSLLGLSDGPTLAFKDMAMQFLGQVFEYVLTKRGTTLNILGATSGDTGSAAEYALRGKKGVAVFMLSPHGRMSSFQRAQMYSLQDANIHNIAVRGVFDDCQDIVKLLAADLEFKAACRLGAVNSINWARIAAQVVYYIHGWLRATTRADQQVSFAVPSGNFGNILAGHIARRMGLPVRRLVLATNENNVLEEFFRTGVYRPRSALHTYATSSPSMDISRASNFERFVYDLVGGDAPRVQALWRELAETGQFDLSAMRASFASQYGFVGGVSTHADRLATIRSTYDDSGMLIDPHTADGVKVARAYVEPGVPMLVLETALPAKFSDTIQEALGRPVPPPAGLADLESLPQRVQIMDCDAQAVKAYVKTHAVL
- a CDS encoding peroxiredoxin, which gives rise to MKPIIGKPAPLFTAESTIGPISLEQCRGRAVVLYFYPKDNTPGCTTESQDFRDLHETFLAAGCVVVGISRDSLKSHENFRCKYELPFPLITDPDETVCNLFGVIKQKNMYGKQVRGIERSTFLIDAYGVLVQEWRGVKVPGHAKEVLQAAKSIG